In Pseudomonas fluorescens, a genomic segment contains:
- the hisB gene encoding imidazoleglycerol-phosphate dehydratase HisB produces MAERKASVERDTLETQIKASINLDGTGKARFDIGVPFLEHMLDQIARHGLIDLDIVSKGDLHIDDHHTVEDVGITLGQAFAKAIGDKKGIRRYGHAYVPLDEALSRVVIDFSGRPGLQMHVPYTRATVGGFDVDLFQEFFQGFVNHALVSLHIDNLRGTNTHHQIETVFKAFGRALRMAVELDERMAGQMPSTKGVL; encoded by the coding sequence ATGGCCGAACGTAAGGCGTCCGTCGAGCGCGACACTCTGGAAACCCAGATCAAAGCCTCGATCAACCTGGATGGCACCGGAAAGGCCCGATTTGATATCGGTGTACCTTTTCTTGAGCACATGCTGGACCAGATCGCCCGTCACGGGCTGATCGACCTGGATATCGTCAGCAAGGGCGACCTGCATATCGACGACCACCACACGGTGGAAGACGTAGGCATCACCCTCGGCCAGGCGTTTGCCAAGGCCATTGGCGACAAAAAAGGCATCCGTCGCTACGGCCACGCCTATGTCCCGCTGGACGAAGCGCTGTCGCGCGTGGTCATCGACTTCTCCGGCCGCCCAGGCCTGCAGATGCACGTGCCCTACACCCGCGCCACCGTGGGCGGCTTCGACGTCGACCTGTTCCAGGAATTCTTCCAGGGCTTCGTCAACCATGCGCTGGTGAGCCTGCACATCGACAACCTGCGCGGCACCAACACCCACCACCAGATCGAAACCGTGTTCAAGGCTTTCGGCCGCGCGCTGCGCATGGCGGTGGAGCTGGATGAGCGTATGGCCGGGCAAATGCCCTCGACCAAGGGCGTCCTGTAA
- a CDS encoding OFA family MFS transporter, with translation MSTSMAASITAAQPAFLSKERIIAKPGFNRWLVPPAALAIHLCIGMAYGFSVFWLPLSKALGITAPVACAPDMSFIAQVFSSQCDWPISMLGWIYTLFFIFLGCSAAIWGGWLEHAGPRKAGVVSALCWCGGLLISALGIYTHQIWLMWIGSGVIGGIGLGLGYISPVSTLIKWFPDKRGMATGMAIMGFGGGAMVGAPLAAALMGHFASPTSVGVWQSFLVMAAIYFVFMIGGALSYRVPPTGWKPEGWTAPAKKASNSMITHRHVHVNVAWKTPQFRLVWLVLCLNVSAGIGILGMASPLLQEVFGGKLLGVDVPFGQLDAGQLASIAAIAAGFTGLLSLFNIGGRFFWASFSDYLGRKNTYFVFFALGFALYALIPNLGHLGNVALFVAAFCIILSMYGGGFATVPAYLADLFGTQMVGAIHGRLLTAWAAAGVLGPVLVNYLREYQLSIGVERAAAYDITLYILAGLLVLGFICNMLVRPVADKYFMTDAELAAEQALGHDKGADATTVLEWKASAGSKPLAVAAWLVVGIPLAWGVWVTLQKTAVLFH, from the coding sequence ATGAGTACTAGCATGGCGGCGAGTATTACTGCCGCACAGCCTGCGTTCCTGTCCAAGGAACGCATCATCGCCAAGCCCGGTTTCAACCGCTGGCTGGTTCCACCGGCCGCCCTGGCCATCCACTTGTGCATCGGCATGGCCTACGGTTTTTCGGTGTTCTGGCTGCCACTCTCCAAGGCGCTGGGTATCACCGCACCTGTTGCCTGTGCGCCGGACATGAGCTTTATCGCCCAAGTCTTCTCGTCCCAATGCGATTGGCCCATCTCTATGCTGGGCTGGATCTACACCCTGTTCTTCATCTTCCTGGGCTGCTCGGCAGCGATCTGGGGCGGCTGGCTGGAACATGCCGGGCCACGCAAGGCGGGTGTTGTATCGGCGCTGTGCTGGTGCGGCGGCCTGTTGATCTCGGCGCTGGGGATCTACACCCACCAGATCTGGCTGATGTGGATCGGTTCCGGGGTTATTGGCGGTATCGGCCTGGGCCTGGGCTATATCTCGCCCGTGTCCACCCTGATCAAGTGGTTCCCGGACAAGCGCGGCATGGCGACCGGCATGGCGATCATGGGCTTCGGCGGTGGCGCCATGGTTGGCGCGCCGCTGGCCGCTGCGTTGATGGGGCACTTTGCTTCGCCGACCAGCGTGGGCGTGTGGCAAAGCTTCCTGGTGATGGCGGCGATCTACTTCGTATTCATGATCGGTGGCGCACTGTCGTACCGTGTTCCGCCGACCGGCTGGAAGCCTGAGGGCTGGACCGCACCGGCGAAAAAAGCCAGCAACTCGATGATCACCCACCGTCACGTGCATGTGAACGTGGCCTGGAAAACCCCGCAATTCCGCCTGGTATGGCTGGTGCTGTGCCTGAACGTCTCCGCCGGTATCGGCATCCTGGGCATGGCTTCGCCGCTGCTGCAGGAAGTGTTTGGCGGCAAGCTGCTGGGTGTGGATGTACCGTTTGGCCAGCTGGATGCGGGGCAACTGGCGTCGATCGCGGCCATTGCTGCGGGCTTCACTGGGCTGTTGAGCCTGTTCAACATTGGTGGCCGGTTCTTCTGGGCGTCGTTCTCCGACTACCTGGGCCGTAAAAACACCTACTTCGTGTTCTTCGCCCTGGGCTTTGCCCTGTACGCGCTGATCCCGAACCTGGGGCACCTGGGTAACGTGGCGCTGTTCGTGGCGGCGTTCTGCATCATCCTGTCGATGTACGGCGGTGGTTTTGCGACGGTTCCGGCGTACCTGGCCGACCTGTTCGGTACCCAGATGGTCGGCGCGATCCACGGTCGCCTGCTGACTGCCTGGGCGGCGGCGGGCGTGTTGGGCCCGGTGCTGGTCAACTACCTGCGTGAATACCAGTTGAGCATCGGCGTTGAACGCGCTGCGGCCTACGACATCACCTTGTACATCCTGGCGGGTCTGCTGGTGCTGGGGTTCATCTGCAACATGCTGGTGCGTCCTGTGGCCGACAAGTACTTCATGACCGATGCCGAGCTGGCTGCCGAACAGGCGCTGGGTCATGACAAAGGTGCTGATGCCACGACTGTGCTGGAGTGGAAAGCCTCCGCCGGCAGCAAGCCGCTGGCTGTTGCGGCCTGGTTGGTGGTGGGTATTCCGTTGGCATGGGGGGTGTGGGTGACCCTGCAGAAGACGGCGGTGCTGTTCCACTGA
- a CDS encoding AsmA family protein — translation MKAFGKILGLVLLGLLLIIVALGFALTHLFDPNDYKDEIRQIARDKAHIELTLNGDIGWSLFPWLGLELHEASVATLTNPTQPFADLQMLGLSVRVLPLLRREVQMSDVRVEGLNLRLNRDKQGHGNWEDIGKTAPEAGTATPAPVEQSAEHEPEKPPKPIRLDIDSLTINNARIEYNDEQTGKQFSAESIQLSAGAVHEGASIPLKLTAFFGSNQPVMRVKTELNGNLRIQRALKRYQFEDMKLSGEATGEPLQGKTVTFSTQGQLLVDLAANIAEWTNLKLSANQLRALGELKVNDLDKTPQISGALSIAQFDLATFLDSIGNPLPHMAEGSLSKVELVSRLKGTPTSMALEDLNLKLDGSTFTGRIAVDDFAKQSLRVQLKGDTFNADNYLPAKSDAAKGAAAARQAEVQNSEAGAMAAGGTTPLPDAPTKGAWSTDKLLPLTRLRTLDVNADLTFGQLTLSKLPIQNAALKATGLDGQLKLDTLSGGLYNGTFQANGTLDVRQDIPVLALQSRIKQVPVERILQAQGQNPPVKGLVTLDSNLSGRGNSQKALIDSLNGTASFVINNGVLLNANLEQQLCTGIALLNRKTLNSEPRGKDTPFEELKGNLSFRNGVANNPDLKVRIPGLTVNGNGDIDLRVLGMDYRVGIIVEGDQREVPDPACEVGANFQGIEVPLRCRGPLELGAKACRLDKDGLGQVAIKAAGNRLNEKLEEKLDKVNPQLKDALKGLFKR, via the coding sequence ATGAAAGCGTTCGGCAAAATCCTGGGTCTGGTACTTCTCGGGTTGTTGCTGATCATTGTGGCTCTCGGCTTTGCCCTGACCCATCTCTTCGATCCCAACGACTATAAAGACGAGATTCGCCAGATTGCCCGCGACAAGGCCCACATCGAGCTGACGCTCAATGGCGATATCGGTTGGAGCCTGTTCCCGTGGCTGGGCCTGGAGTTGCACGAAGCCAGCGTCGCGACCCTGACCAACCCGACCCAACCGTTCGCTGACCTGCAGATGCTCGGCCTGTCGGTACGCGTGCTGCCGTTGCTGCGCCGCGAGGTGCAGATGAGCGATGTGCGTGTCGAGGGCCTCAATCTGCGCCTGAACCGTGACAAGCAGGGCCATGGCAACTGGGAAGACATCGGTAAGACCGCGCCGGAGGCAGGTACCGCCACCCCTGCCCCAGTGGAGCAGTCTGCCGAGCACGAACCGGAAAAACCGCCAAAACCGATCCGCCTCGATATCGACAGCCTGACGATCAACAACGCCCGCATCGAATACAACGATGAGCAGACCGGCAAGCAGTTCAGCGCCGAAAGCATCCAGCTGAGCGCCGGTGCCGTGCACGAAGGGGCAAGCATTCCGCTGAAACTCACGGCCTTTTTCGGCAGTAACCAACCGGTGATGCGCGTCAAGACCGAGCTCAACGGCAACCTGCGCATTCAACGCGCCCTCAAGCGCTACCAGTTCGAAGACATGAAACTCAGCGGCGAAGCCACCGGTGAACCGCTGCAAGGCAAGACCGTGACCTTCTCCACCCAGGGTCAACTGCTGGTGGACCTGGCGGCCAACATTGCCGAGTGGACCAACCTGAAACTCTCGGCCAACCAGCTGCGCGCACTCGGCGAGCTGAAGGTCAACGACCTCGACAAGACACCGCAGATCAGTGGCGCACTGTCCATCGCCCAGTTTGACCTGGCCACGTTCCTCGACAGCATCGGCAACCCGCTGCCGCATATGGCCGAGGGCAGCCTGAGCAAGGTCGAACTGGTCAGCCGCCTCAAGGGCACGCCGACCAGCATGGCGCTGGAAGACCTGAACCTGAAACTCGACGGCAGCACCTTTACCGGTCGCATCGCGGTGGACGATTTCGCCAAGCAGTCACTGCGCGTGCAACTGAAGGGCGACACGTTCAACGCCGACAACTACCTGCCAGCCAAGTCCGACGCCGCCAAAGGCGCCGCCGCTGCACGCCAGGCCGAAGTCCAGAACAGCGAAGCCGGCGCGATGGCCGCCGGTGGCACCACACCGCTGCCGGACGCCCCGACCAAGGGCGCCTGGAGCACCGACAAGCTGCTGCCACTGACCCGCCTGCGCACCCTGGATGTGAATGCCGACCTCACCTTTGGGCAACTGACCCTGAGCAAGCTGCCAATCCAGAACGCGGCACTGAAGGCCACCGGCCTCGACGGCCAGCTCAAGCTCGACACCCTGAGCGGCGGCCTCTACAACGGCACCTTCCAGGCCAACGGCACCCTCGATGTGCGCCAGGATATTCCGGTACTGGCGCTGCAGAGCCGCATCAAGCAGGTGCCGGTCGAACGCATCCTGCAAGCCCAAGGGCAAAATCCGCCGGTGAAAGGCCTGGTCACCCTCGACAGCAACCTCAGCGGCCGCGGCAACAGCCAAAAGGCCCTGATCGACAGCCTCAACGGCACCGCCAGCTTCGTGATCAACAATGGCGTGTTGCTCAACGCCAACCTTGAACAGCAGTTGTGCACCGGTATTGCCCTGCTCAACCGCAAGACCTTGAACAGCGAGCCACGTGGCAAGGACACACCGTTCGAGGAACTGAAGGGCAACCTGAGCTTCCGCAATGGCGTAGCCAATAACCCTGACCTGAAAGTGCGTATCCCAGGCCTCACGGTGAACGGCAACGGTGACATCGACCTGCGTGTGCTCGGCATGGATTATCGGGTGGGCATCATCGTCGAAGGCGACCAACGCGAAGTACCGGACCCGGCGTGTGAAGTAGGCGCCAACTTCCAGGGCATCGAAGTTCCGTTACGTTGCCGTGGCCCGCTGGAACTGGGCGCCAAGGCATGCCGCCTGGACAAGGATGGCCTGGGCCAGGTCGCCATCAAGGCTGCCGGCAACCGCCTCAACGAGAAGCTGGAAGAGAAGCTCGACAAGGTAAACCCGCAACTCAAAGATGCGTTGAAAGGCCTGTTCAAACGATGA
- the mutY gene encoding A/G-specific adenine glycosylase codes for MRNEQFSQAVLNWYDRHGRHDLPWQQGITPYRVWVSEIMLQQTQVSTVLNYFDRFMASLPTVEALAAAPEDEVLHLWTGLGYYTRARNLQKTAKIVVAEYGGEFPRDVEKLTGLPGIGLSTAGAIASLSMGLRAPILDGNVKRVLARYTAQEGYPGDPKVAKQLWATAERFTPQTRVNAYTQAMMDMGATLCTRSKPSCLLCPLEKGCEAHMLGLETRYPTPKPRKAIPQKRTLMPMLANAEGAILLYRRPSTGLWGGLWSLPELDDLDDLEHLAHQHALALGTQQALPGLIHTFSHFQLAIEPWLVQVEEPAHHVAEADWLWYNLATPPRLGLAAPVKKLLKRAAEVLNAGESS; via the coding sequence ATGAGAAACGAGCAGTTTTCGCAGGCGGTGCTGAATTGGTACGACCGCCACGGTCGCCATGACCTGCCCTGGCAACAGGGCATCACCCCTTACCGGGTGTGGGTCTCGGAGATCATGTTGCAACAGACCCAGGTCAGCACCGTGCTCAACTACTTCGACCGTTTCATGGCTTCGCTGCCAACCGTCGAAGCCCTGGCCGCCGCCCCGGAAGATGAAGTGCTGCACCTGTGGACCGGCCTGGGCTACTACACCCGGGCACGCAACCTGCAAAAGACCGCGAAGATCGTCGTGGCCGAGTACGGCGGCGAGTTTCCCCGCGATGTCGAAAAACTCACCGGGCTGCCCGGTATCGGCCTGTCCACGGCCGGTGCAATTGCCAGCCTGAGCATGGGCCTGCGCGCACCGATCCTCGACGGCAACGTCAAGCGCGTCCTGGCGCGCTATACCGCTCAGGAGGGCTACCCCGGCGACCCGAAGGTCGCCAAGCAACTCTGGGCCACCGCCGAGCGCTTCACCCCGCAGACCCGCGTCAACGCCTACACCCAGGCGATGATGGACATGGGCGCAACCCTCTGCACCCGCAGCAAGCCCAGTTGCCTGTTATGCCCGCTGGAAAAAGGCTGCGAAGCCCATATGCTCGGCCTGGAGACACGCTACCCGACCCCCAAGCCACGCAAGGCCATCCCCCAGAAGCGCACGCTGATGCCAATGCTGGCCAACGCCGAGGGCGCTATCCTGCTTTACCGTCGCCCTTCCACGGGCCTGTGGGGCGGTTTGTGGAGCTTGCCGGAGCTGGACGACCTCGACGACCTCGAACACCTTGCCCACCAGCATGCACTGGCCTTGGGCACGCAACAGGCACTGCCGGGGCTGATCCACACCTTCAGCCACTTCCAGCTGGCCATCGAACCCTGGCTGGTCCAGGTCGAGGAACCCGCCCATCACGTGGCCGAGGCCGACTGGCTCTGGTATAACCTCGCCACCCCGCCGCGCCTGGGCCTTGCCGCCCCGGTGAAAAAACTGCTGAAGCGCGCGGCTGAAGTATTGAACGCAGGAGAGTCGTCATGA
- a CDS encoding oxidative damage protection protein, whose product MTRTVMCRKYKEELPGLERPPYPGAKGQDVFDHVSAKAWADWQKHQTLLINEKRLNMMNAEDRKYLQGEMDKYFSGEDYAKADGYVPPAQ is encoded by the coding sequence ATGACCCGCACCGTAATGTGCCGCAAGTACAAAGAAGAACTGCCCGGCCTGGAACGCCCTCCATACCCAGGCGCCAAAGGCCAGGACGTGTTCGATCATGTTTCCGCCAAAGCCTGGGCCGACTGGCAAAAACACCAGACCCTGCTGATCAACGAAAAACGCCTGAACATGATGAACGCCGAAGACCGCAAATACCTGCAAGGTGAGATGGACAAGTATTTTTCCGGCGAGGATTACGCCAAGGCCGACGGCTACGTGCCGCCTGCTCAATAA
- a CDS encoding ArnT family glycosyltransferase, giving the protein MDQRYRFRLESLGIFLIALLLFTLGIWDQQPQGFDGRWALFLQEMFRHGASLFPTTYGQPYADYPGTATFFSFVFARLFDAPNHLANVMPTALASAGVVALIYRLLVPYSRNWALLTVLLTLLTTQLLEKSRSVCLDQMVALLCVGSFYLLHSGERLGSRLRQLAVFPLFVLGFAIRGPLGLIEVCGVVCVYWALGRPGERVRQVLVHGMVGLVLLAACWWLLMKLARISGGDAFADEVFRMQVGGRLDETGEPFYFYFQLSLYRYFPVVPLALATMIALRHRWAQRQCDENVQLTIRLAACGLMILLGLSVPHFKRAYYILPMVPMFAAVAAYGLLHAQGWFAGIRRCYEGLVVALPALGGVVVFVCRYGWQKHGYWPNVSLPLLIGALVLLQLAALLAWRRSARLVSLSAIALAAQWLLLVTVVEPAKDLQFDTRKFVSQVEALRATEPGPLVFVNLGRDTWAVRYMMNLDHDEQPLFVGRNEMERLGELPRPAWVIVARKETALLQGTPVEHLTPMYNGRLNDNPLLVFLLK; this is encoded by the coding sequence ATGGATCAACGCTACCGCTTTCGCCTGGAGTCCCTGGGCATTTTTCTGATCGCTTTGTTGCTGTTCACCCTGGGTATCTGGGATCAGCAGCCCCAGGGCTTTGATGGGCGCTGGGCGTTGTTCCTGCAGGAGATGTTTCGCCATGGCGCGAGTCTTTTCCCTACGACCTATGGGCAGCCCTACGCCGACTACCCTGGTACCGCGACGTTTTTCAGTTTTGTATTTGCGCGCTTGTTCGACGCGCCAAACCATCTGGCAAATGTCATGCCCACGGCGCTGGCCTCGGCGGGTGTGGTTGCCCTGATCTATCGCTTGCTGGTGCCTTACAGCCGCAACTGGGCGCTGCTCACGGTGCTGCTGACCTTGCTCACCACTCAGTTGCTGGAAAAGTCGCGTTCGGTTTGCCTGGACCAGATGGTGGCGCTGCTGTGCGTCGGCAGTTTCTATCTGCTGCACAGTGGTGAACGCCTCGGTTCGCGCCTCAGGCAATTGGCGGTGTTCCCGCTGTTCGTCCTGGGCTTTGCGATTCGCGGGCCGTTAGGGTTGATCGAGGTCTGCGGCGTGGTCTGCGTGTATTGGGCGTTGGGCCGTCCCGGCGAGCGGGTCAGGCAGGTGCTGGTGCACGGTATGGTTGGCCTGGTGCTGTTGGCGGCGTGCTGGTGGTTGCTGATGAAGCTGGCGCGGATCAGCGGTGGCGATGCCTTTGCCGATGAAGTGTTCAGGATGCAGGTCGGTGGGCGCCTCGACGAAACCGGTGAGCCGTTCTATTTCTATTTCCAGTTGAGTTTGTACCGCTACTTCCCCGTGGTGCCCCTGGCGTTGGCCACGATGATTGCGTTGCGACATCGCTGGGCGCAGCGCCAATGCGATGAGAATGTGCAACTGACAATACGGCTTGCGGCCTGTGGCTTGATGATTTTGCTCGGGCTGTCGGTGCCGCACTTCAAGCGTGCCTATTACATCTTGCCCATGGTGCCAATGTTCGCCGCTGTCGCGGCCTATGGGCTGCTCCACGCGCAGGGCTGGTTTGCGGGCATACGTCGATGTTACGAAGGGCTCGTCGTGGCGTTGCCGGCGTTGGGTGGGGTTGTGGTGTTTGTGTGCCGCTATGGGTGGCAGAAACACGGTTACTGGCCTAACGTTTCGTTGCCTCTGCTGATTGGCGCCCTGGTGCTGTTGCAGTTGGCGGCGTTGCTTGCCTGGCGTCGCAGCGCGCGACTGGTGTCGCTCAGTGCGATTGCACTCGCGGCGCAGTGGTTGTTGTTGGTGACGGTGGTGGAGCCGGCCAAGGACCTGCAGTTCGACACCCGGAAGTTTGTCAGCCAGGTGGAAGCGCTGCGTGCGACGGAGCCTGGGCCATTGGTGTTCGTCAATCTCGGTCGGGACACCTGGGCGGTGCGCTACATGATGAACCTGGACCACGATGAGCAACCGCTGTTCGTTGGGCGCAATGAGATGGAACGGTTGGGCGAACTGCCTCGGCCGGCGTGGGTAATAGTGGCGCGTAAGGAAACCGCGCTGCTGCAGGGAACGCCAGTGGAGCATTTGACTCCGATGTACAACGGGCGCTTGAACGACAACCCGTTGCTGGTGTTTCTGCTCAAGTGA
- a CDS encoding arsenic resistance protein has translation MTRDTLEHNQVPVYFAAVLLAAAFGLLAPSLAHGLGALVTPAIAVLMYAMFLQIPFLDLRQSLGHKRFLAALLLANFILVPLLVWGLTRGLVERPALLVGALLVLLTPCIDYVVVFTHIGKGDSRLMLAATPLLLLLQLVLLPVYLGFMLGAQADVVVQAGPFVEAFLLLIVVPMILAVITTSLARRSSLVNAWSNAWAWLPVPAMALVLFVVIASQITSVVRDINLLLPVLPVYIGFLLLAPLMGALAARLFALPAVTARAVTFSASTRNSLVVLPLALALPEDVRGVAATVVILQTLVELVGELVYVRLIPKWVWPASR, from the coding sequence ATGACCCGCGACACCCTCGAGCACAATCAGGTCCCGGTCTACTTCGCCGCCGTCCTGCTGGCTGCCGCTTTCGGCCTGCTTGCGCCTTCGTTGGCCCATGGCCTTGGCGCGCTGGTCACGCCCGCCATCGCGGTGCTGATGTATGCGATGTTCCTGCAAATCCCGTTTCTGGATCTGCGCCAGAGCCTGGGTCACAAGCGCTTTCTGGCGGCGTTGCTGCTGGCCAATTTCATCCTCGTGCCGTTGCTGGTGTGGGGGTTGACCCGTGGCCTGGTGGAGCGCCCGGCGTTGCTGGTGGGCGCATTGCTGGTGTTGCTGACGCCGTGTATCGACTACGTGGTGGTGTTTACCCATATCGGTAAGGGCGATTCACGCCTGATGCTGGCGGCGACGCCGTTGCTGTTGCTGTTGCAGTTGGTGCTATTGCCGGTGTACCTGGGTTTTATGCTGGGGGCGCAGGCCGACGTGGTGGTGCAGGCAGGGCCGTTTGTCGAGGCGTTCCTGTTGTTGATCGTGGTGCCGATGATCCTGGCGGTGATCACCACCTCCCTGGCGCGGCGATCATCGCTGGTCAACGCTTGGAGCAATGCCTGGGCGTGGTTGCCGGTGCCGGCGATGGCGCTGGTGTTGTTCGTGGTGATCGCCTCGCAAATTACCTCGGTGGTGCGGGATATCAACCTGCTGCTCCCGGTACTGCCGGTGTATATCGGCTTTTTGCTGCTGGCGCCGCTGATGGGGGCGTTGGCCGCGCGGTTGTTCGCGTTGCCAGCGGTCACGGCGCGGGCGGTGACGTTCAGTGCATCGACACGCAACTCGCTGGTGGTGCTGCCCTTGGCGCTGGCACTGCCGGAAGACGTGCGTGGGGTGGCGGCGACCGTGGTGATCCTGCAGACCCTGGTGGAGCTGGTGGGTGAGTTGGTCTACGTCCGGCTGATCCCGAAGTGGGTGTGGCCTGCAAGTCGCTAG
- a CDS encoding alpha/beta fold hydrolase has product MNLNDASSIERATTPRNSQSESFKESAADGYLLAGSTWRHPRTDLERPVVIINAATSVRCRHYSRFADYLFANGFDVITYDYRGIGESRLGSLRGFKASWSDWGTRDFEAILRRAQREFPGQPIDVVGHSFGGCAAGLAASGAVIRRIVTVGAQFAYWRDYAAAGRWQMFAKWHVVMPLVTALCGYFPGKRLGWLEDTPAGVVRDWSTPTPRYETRPSGRALADLPFSRVTAQMLAISITDDPFGTVAAIERLLGYFANSERTHLRIAPQDIGEKQVGHFAFFRSEYQDRLWPIALAWLQNGQLAPDTLGISPNLRFNTPPRS; this is encoded by the coding sequence ATGAACTTGAATGACGCCTCTTCAATAGAACGTGCAACTACACCCAGAAATAGCCAAAGCGAATCCTTCAAAGAATCCGCCGCCGACGGCTACCTCCTCGCAGGCTCCACCTGGCGCCACCCGCGTACCGATCTCGAACGACCGGTCGTCATCATCAACGCCGCCACCTCCGTACGTTGCCGCCACTACTCACGTTTCGCCGATTACCTGTTCGCCAACGGCTTCGACGTGATCACCTACGACTATCGCGGCATCGGCGAGTCCCGCCTCGGTTCGTTGCGCGGTTTCAAGGCGTCGTGGTCGGATTGGGGCACGCGGGATTTCGAAGCGATCCTGCGGCGGGCACAGCGCGAGTTTCCAGGCCAACCGATTGATGTGGTCGGCCACAGCTTTGGTGGCTGTGCGGCGGGGTTGGCTGCATCCGGCGCGGTGATCCGGCGAATCGTCACCGTGGGCGCGCAGTTCGCCTACTGGCGCGATTACGCAGCCGCCGGGCGCTGGCAGATGTTTGCCAAGTGGCATGTGGTGATGCCGCTGGTGACGGCACTCTGTGGGTATTTCCCCGGCAAGCGGTTGGGCTGGCTGGAGGATACGCCGGCAGGCGTGGTGCGCGACTGGAGCACGCCAACGCCCAGGTATGAGACGCGGCCCAGCGGGCGTGCCCTGGCCGACTTGCCATTCAGTCGTGTGACGGCGCAGATGTTGGCGATCAGCATCACTGACGACCCGTTCGGCACCGTGGCGGCGATTGAGCGCTTGCTGGGCTATTTCGCAAACAGTGAGCGCACCCATCTGCGCATCGCTCCACAAGACATCGGCGAAAAACAGGTCGGGCATTTCGCATTCTTTCGCAGCGAGTATCAGGACCGATTGTGGCCGATCGCATTGGCCTGGCTTCAAAACGGCCAATTAGCGCCAGATACCCTTGGGATTTCCCCCAACCTGCGCTTCAATACCCCACCCAGATCCTGA
- the gabP gene encoding GABA permease has protein sequence MSSTQSSNDLEQGLKPRHVTMLSIAGVIGAGLFVGSGHAIAAAGPAVLLAYAAAGTLVVLVMRMLAEMAVASPDTGSFSTYADRAIGHWAGFTIGWLYWWFWVLVIPLEANAAATILNAWFPNVAIWAFTLIITLLLTATNLFSVKHYGEFEFWFALIKVVAIVGFVILGLAAIFGFLPTSQVSGVSHLFDTQGFMPNGMGAVLAAILTTMFSFMGTEIVTIAAAESKNPGQQITKATNSVIWRIGLFYLLSIFIVVSLVPWNDPSLAAVGSYQTVLERMGIPNAKLIVDLVVLVAVTSCLNSALYTASRMLFSLGRRGDAPAVSKRTNKSGTPYWAVMLSTGAAFLAVFANYVAPAAVFEFLLASSGAIALLVYLVIAVSQLRMRQKRTAAGEKIVFKMWLFPGLTYAVMVFIVGTLTIMLFQEAHRVEIIATGVLSLLVVAAGLLVSSRRKAQRVGAVVLN, from the coding sequence ATGAGTAGTACGCAAAGCTCCAATGACCTCGAACAGGGGCTCAAACCGCGTCACGTCACGATGTTGTCGATTGCCGGCGTTATTGGCGCCGGTTTGTTTGTCGGCTCCGGCCACGCGATAGCTGCCGCCGGCCCTGCGGTGCTGCTGGCCTACGCCGCTGCCGGTACGCTGGTGGTGCTGGTCATGCGCATGCTGGCCGAGATGGCCGTGGCGTCACCGGACACCGGTTCGTTCTCCACCTACGCCGACCGGGCAATCGGTCATTGGGCCGGTTTCACCATTGGCTGGCTGTACTGGTGGTTCTGGGTCTTGGTGATTCCTTTGGAAGCCAACGCCGCCGCCACCATTCTCAACGCCTGGTTCCCTAACGTGGCCATCTGGGCGTTTACCCTGATCATTACCTTGCTGCTGACGGCGACCAACCTGTTCAGCGTGAAGCACTACGGCGAGTTCGAGTTCTGGTTCGCGTTGATCAAAGTCGTGGCGATCGTGGGCTTTGTGATTCTCGGCCTGGCCGCGATCTTCGGCTTTTTGCCGACCAGCCAGGTCAGCGGCGTGTCCCACCTGTTCGATACCCAGGGCTTCATGCCCAATGGCATGGGCGCGGTATTGGCGGCGATCCTGACCACCATGTTCTCCTTCATGGGCACCGAGATCGTCACCATTGCGGCGGCTGAATCGAAGAACCCAGGCCAGCAAATCACCAAGGCCACCAACTCGGTGATCTGGCGGATTGGTTTGTTCTACCTGCTGTCGATCTTCATCGTGGTTTCCCTGGTGCCTTGGAATGATCCGAGCCTGGCGGCCGTAGGTTCCTACCAGACCGTGCTGGAGCGCATGGGCATCCCGAATGCCAAGCTGATCGTCGACCTGGTGGTATTGGTCGCCGTGACCAGCTGCCTGAACTCGGCGTTGTACACCGCCTCGCGCATGCTGTTCTCCCTGGGGCGTCGTGGTGATGCACCGGCTGTGTCAAAGCGCACCAACAAAAGCGGTACGCCTTACTGGGCGGTGATGCTGTCCACGGGCGCAGCGTTCCTGGCGGTGTTCGCCAACTACGTGGCCCCAGCGGCAGTGTTCGAATTCCTGCTGGCCAGTTCCGGCGCCATCGCGCTGCTGGTGTACCTGGTGATCGCGGTGTCGCAACTGCGCATGCGCCAGAAGCGCACGGCGGCGGGCGAGAAGATCGTCTTCAAGATGTGGCTGTTCCCGGGCCTGACCTACGCGGTGATGGTGTTCATCGTGGGCACGCTGACCATCATGCTGTTCCAAGAGGCCCATCGCGTGGAAATCATTGCGACTGGGGTCTTGAGCTTGCTGGTAGTGGCGGCGGGGTTGTTGGTGTCGAGCCGTCGCAAGGCGCAGAGAGTCGGCGCGGTGGTGCTGAATTGA